From the Rhodoferax sp. WC2427 genome, one window contains:
- the panC gene encoding pantoate--beta-alanine ligase, with the protein MRIAHTLEELRAHLSGHQHPAFVPTMGNLHAGHLALVRQAKPLGDVTVASIFVNRLQFLPHEDFDSYPRTWERDCTLLKDAGCDVLFAPKEKVLYPEPQTFKIQPNPALADLLEGQFRPGFFVGVATVVMKLFGCVFSESKGQRTALFGQKDYQQLMVIRRLVQQFALPIDIVAGPTQRDADGLALSSRNGYLSPSERAEAVQLSKTLQSMAAALRAGAGTGATDIPALEAQAMDSLRARGWAPDYLVARRRSDLLPPTASDEPLVVLGAARLGSTRLIDNLEV; encoded by the coding sequence ATGCGCATCGCCCACACCCTCGAAGAACTCCGCGCCCACCTCAGCGGCCACCAGCACCCGGCTTTCGTGCCCACCATGGGCAATCTGCACGCCGGCCACCTGGCCCTGGTGCGCCAGGCCAAGCCCTTGGGCGATGTGACGGTGGCCAGCATCTTCGTGAACCGGTTGCAGTTTTTGCCGCACGAAGACTTCGACAGCTACCCGCGCACCTGGGAGCGCGACTGCACCTTACTCAAAGATGCCGGTTGCGACGTGCTGTTTGCACCAAAGGAAAAAGTGCTCTACCCCGAGCCGCAGACCTTCAAGATCCAGCCCAACCCCGCGCTGGCCGACCTGCTGGAGGGCCAGTTCCGCCCCGGCTTCTTTGTGGGCGTGGCCACGGTGGTGATGAAGCTGTTTGGCTGCGTGTTCTCCGAGTCCAAGGGCCAGCGCACCGCCCTGTTTGGCCAGAAGGACTACCAGCAGCTGATGGTGATCCGCCGCCTGGTGCAGCAGTTTGCCCTGCCCATCGACATCGTGGCGGGCCCCACCCAGCGCGACGCCGACGGCCTGGCCCTGTCGTCGCGCAACGGCTACCTGAGCCCCAGCGAGCGGGCCGAAGCGGTGCAGTTGTCCAAGACCCTGCAGTCCATGGCCGCCGCCCTACGTGCAGGTGCGGGTACAGGTGCCACCGACATCCCCGCCCTGGAAGCCCAGGCCATGGACAGCCTGCGCGCGCGCGGCTGGGCCCCCGACTACCTGGTGGCCCGCCGCCGCAGCGACCTGCTGCCACCCACCGCCTCCGACGAGCCCCTGGTGGTGCTGGGCGCAGCCCGGCTGGGCAGCACGCGCCTGATCGACAACCTGGAAGTCTGA
- a CDS encoding class III extradiol ring-cleavage dioxygenase, translating to MTTTLPTYFISHGGGPWPYMDSMREAMRGLATALADMPRQYPAPKAILVISAHWEENAFSVMSNPHPGMLYDYGGFPPHTYKVVYPAPGAPELAVRVQGLLAAAGLPVRLDPQRGFDHGTFSPLVVMYPDADVPLLQVSLKTGLDPAVHIALGRALAPLRDEGVLIVGSGLSYHNLRQFGPPGKAPSMAFDQWLQDTVVAASPAEREARLLDWAAAPAARIAHPREEHLLPLMVAMGAAENDAATCVYHEDNVFGGITVSSFRFDASQ from the coding sequence ATGACCACCACCCTCCCCACCTATTTCATCTCCCACGGCGGCGGGCCGTGGCCCTACATGGACAGCATGCGCGAGGCCATGCGTGGCCTGGCCACCGCGCTGGCCGACATGCCGCGCCAGTACCCAGCGCCCAAGGCGATTCTGGTGATCTCGGCGCACTGGGAAGAAAACGCCTTCAGCGTCATGTCCAACCCCCACCCCGGCATGCTGTACGACTACGGCGGCTTTCCGCCGCACACCTACAAGGTGGTCTACCCGGCCCCCGGCGCGCCGGAGCTGGCCGTGCGCGTCCAGGGCCTGCTGGCTGCTGCCGGGCTGCCGGTGCGGCTGGACCCGCAGCGCGGCTTCGACCACGGCACCTTTTCACCGCTGGTGGTGATGTACCCGGATGCGGATGTGCCCCTGCTGCAGGTGTCGCTGAAAACCGGGCTCGACCCGGCGGTGCACATTGCCCTGGGCCGGGCGCTGGCCCCGCTACGCGACGAGGGCGTGCTGATTGTGGGCAGCGGCCTGAGCTACCACAACCTGCGCCAGTTCGGCCCGCCGGGCAAGGCCCCGTCCATGGCTTTTGACCAGTGGCTGCAAGACACCGTGGTGGCCGCCAGCCCGGCCGAGCGCGAAGCCCGCCTGCTGGACTGGGCCGCCGCCCCCGCCGCCCGCATCGCCCACCCGCGCGAAGAGCACCTGCTGCCGCTGATGGTGGCGATGGGCGCGGCCGAAAACGACGCTGCCACCTGCGTGTACCACGAGGACAACGTCTTCGGCGGCATCACCGTGTCCAGCTTCCGGTTCGACGCCTCCCAATAA
- a CDS encoding DUF2917 domain-containing protein yields the protein MVHFRTFSSSSPLSAAALTACWKLDAGEATTFQPRQPGVFRVTQGAVWATVNGMQHGEPELPGDRLLKAGDSLALQPGQRLVVEPWNPAARAPVYFSWEPVAEVVWDGRHEAASVGAQWRGGVVQPSRDLAQALRSAGAAASRLVLGLVGLGDYLVVGRGRAV from the coding sequence ATGGTCCACTTCCGTACTTTCTCATCGTCCTCCCCTCTGTCCGCAGCGGCATTGACGGCATGCTGGAAGCTGGACGCGGGCGAGGCCACCACCTTCCAGCCGCGCCAGCCGGGCGTGTTCCGCGTAACCCAGGGGGCCGTGTGGGCCACGGTCAACGGTATGCAGCACGGCGAACCCGAGCTGCCGGGCGACCGCCTGCTCAAGGCGGGCGACAGCCTGGCCTTGCAACCCGGTCAGCGCCTGGTGGTGGAGCCATGGAACCCGGCGGCCCGCGCACCGGTGTACTTCAGCTGGGAGCCGGTGGCCGAGGTGGTCTGGGATGGCCGCCATGAGGCCGCCAGCGTCGGTGCCCAGTGGCGCGGCGGCGTGGTGCAACCCAGCCGCGACCTGGCCCAGGCCCTGCGCTCGGCGGGCGCCGCGGCCAGCCGCCTGGTGCTGGGCCTGGTCGGCCTGGGCGACTACCTGGTGGTGGGACGTGGCCGGGCCGTGTAA
- the panB gene encoding 3-methyl-2-oxobutanoate hydroxymethyltransferase, with translation MNSPDTAPANTTLHASPYGTLPPTSTPAQRRPISLPRLAEMHQRGEKITMLTAYDATFAAVADAAGVECILVGDSLGMVCQGLHSTVGVSLEAMRYHTESVVRGMLRSQSTAWVIADLPFGSYQESREQAIRSAGVLMQAGAHMVKLEGGGWTTEVVQFLVERGIPVCAHLGLTPQTVHSLGGYRVQGKSDAAASTLRQNAHALQDAGAAMVVLEMVPAPLAAELTTALPHCATIGIGAGKDTAGQVLVMHDMLGINLGKMPRFVRNFMLDASSVRGAMEAYVRAVKDGSFPDNSQHAW, from the coding sequence ATGAACTCCCCCGACACCGCCCCAGCCAACACCACACTGCACGCGTCACCCTACGGCACCCTGCCGCCCACCAGCACCCCGGCGCAGCGCCGCCCCATCAGCCTGCCGCGCCTGGCCGAAATGCACCAGCGGGGCGAAAAAATCACCATGCTGACCGCCTACGACGCCACCTTTGCCGCCGTGGCCGATGCCGCTGGCGTGGAGTGCATTCTGGTGGGCGACTCGCTGGGGATGGTCTGCCAGGGCCTACACAGCACCGTGGGCGTCAGCCTGGAGGCCATGCGCTACCACACCGAAAGCGTGGTGCGCGGCATGCTGCGCAGCCAGTCCACCGCCTGGGTGATTGCCGACCTGCCGTTTGGCAGCTACCAGGAAAGCCGCGAGCAGGCCATCCGCAGCGCGGGCGTGCTGATGCAGGCGGGCGCGCACATGGTCAAGCTCGAAGGCGGCGGCTGGACCACCGAGGTGGTGCAATTCCTGGTGGAGCGCGGCATTCCGGTGTGCGCCCACCTGGGGCTGACCCCGCAAACCGTGCATTCCCTGGGTGGCTACCGGGTGCAGGGCAAATCCGACGCGGCAGCCAGCACCCTGCGCCAGAACGCCCACGCCCTGCAGGACGCCGGTGCCGCCATGGTGGTGCTGGAGATGGTGCCCGCCCCGCTGGCGGCCGAGCTCACCACCGCCCTGCCCCACTGCGCCACCATCGGCATCGGCGCGGGCAAGGACACCGCCGGCCAGGTGCTGGTGATGCACGACATGCTGGGCATCAACTTGGGTAAGATGCCGCGCTTTGTGCGCAATTTCATGCTGGACGCGTCCAGCGTGCGGGGCGCCATGGAAGCGTATGTGCGCGCCGTGAAAGACGGCAGCTTTCCCGACAACAGCCAGCACGCCTGGTAA
- a CDS encoding ABC transporter ATP-binding protein — MSEIRFRDVHKRYASHLPDTIRKVDLDIEKGEFVVFVGPSGCGKSTLLRMVAGLEDITSGELSINGQRMNETPPSRRGVAMVFQSYALYPHMTVFDNMAFGLKQAKTDANTVEQRVQKASKILQLDPLLKRLPKELSGGQRQRVAIGRAIVREPDVFLFDEPLSNLDASLRVQTRLEIAKLHKDIGTASMIYVTHDQVEAMTLADKIVLLNAGEAVQRDGSVAQCGAPLQLYHHPVNKFVAGFIGSPKMNFIAARLTRANGKSAVATVADVEVHAEVDATRIAANADVTIGVRPEHVQIVPPGGPNVVTGLVAFLEQLGEASYIYVRLTGGELVTVRESGQSSCSVGNPVHLYFPPHCMHLFDDNGVATKRTAPQEILGQPLVAGVSISRAATHAA; from the coding sequence ATGTCTGAAATCCGATTCCGTGATGTACACAAGCGCTACGCCAGCCACCTGCCCGACACCATCCGCAAGGTCGATCTGGACATTGAAAAAGGCGAGTTCGTCGTGTTCGTGGGCCCATCGGGCTGCGGCAAGTCCACACTTTTGCGCATGGTCGCAGGCCTGGAAGACATCACCAGCGGTGAGCTGAGCATCAACGGCCAGCGCATGAACGAAACTCCGCCATCGCGCCGCGGCGTGGCCATGGTGTTCCAGAGCTACGCGCTGTACCCGCACATGACCGTGTTTGACAACATGGCCTTTGGCCTGAAGCAAGCCAAGACCGATGCCAACACGGTGGAGCAGCGGGTGCAAAAAGCCTCCAAGATTTTGCAGCTCGACCCGCTGCTCAAGCGCCTGCCCAAGGAACTCTCCGGCGGCCAGCGCCAGCGCGTGGCCATTGGCCGCGCCATCGTGCGCGAACCTGACGTGTTCCTGTTCGACGAACCCCTGTCCAACCTGGATGCCTCGCTGCGGGTGCAAACCCGGCTGGAAATCGCCAAGCTGCACAAAGACATCGGCACCGCCAGCATGATCTACGTGACCCATGACCAGGTCGAAGCCATGACCCTGGCCGACAAGATCGTCTTGCTCAACGCCGGTGAAGCCGTGCAGCGCGACGGCAGCGTGGCCCAGTGCGGCGCCCCCTTGCAGCTGTACCACCACCCGGTGAACAAGTTTGTAGCGGGCTTCATCGGCAGCCCGAAGATGAACTTCATCGCCGCCCGCCTGACCCGCGCCAATGGCAAAAGCGCCGTGGCGACCGTGGCTGACGTGGAAGTGCACGCCGAGGTGGATGCCACCCGTATCGCCGCCAACGCCGATGTCACGATTGGCGTGCGCCCCGAGCACGTGCAGATCGTGCCGCCCGGTGGCCCCAATGTGGTGACCGGCCTGGTTGCTTTCCTGGAGCAACTTGGCGAAGCCAGCTACATCTATGTGCGTTTGACCGGCGGCGAGCTGGTCACGGTGCGCGAAAGCGGCCAGTCCAGTTGCAGTGTGGGCAACCCGGTCCACCTGTATTTCCCACCGCACTGCATGCACTTGTTTGACGACAATGGTGTGGCCACCAAGCGCACCGCACCCCAGGAAATACTGGGTCAGCCGCTGGTGGCAGGCGTGTCGATTTCGCGGGCCGCCACACACGCGGCCTAA
- a CDS encoding carbohydrate ABC transporter permease — protein sequence MNYQQQKILGAIGLYLLVAVIALFCLFPFYFAIVTSLKSGTELFSSSLWPASPSIKNYIAMFTVAEHPFGRHILNSLMVSTLVVIASLFLGVTASYALGRIQFRGRGLLLLTVLAVSMFPQVAVLSGMFELMQAIGFYNHWWGLTLPYMVFTLPFTVWVLTTFVRDLPKELEEAAIMDGCTPWGIITKVFLPVMWPALVTTGLLAFIAAWNEFMFALTFVLNNADRTVPVSISLISGADKYEIPWGKIMAASVLVTLPLIALVLIFQRKIVGGLTAGAVKG from the coding sequence ATGAATTACCAACAACAAAAAATACTCGGTGCCATTGGCCTGTACCTGCTGGTGGCCGTCATCGCGCTGTTTTGCCTGTTTCCGTTCTACTTTGCGATCGTCACTTCGCTCAAGTCGGGCACCGAACTGTTCAGCTCCTCGCTGTGGCCGGCCTCACCGTCGATCAAGAACTACATCGCCATGTTCACCGTGGCCGAGCACCCGTTTGGCCGCCACATCCTGAACTCGCTGATGGTCTCCACCCTGGTGGTGATTGCCTCGCTGTTTCTGGGGGTTACCGCCTCCTACGCGCTGGGCCGCATCCAGTTCCGGGGCCGGGGCCTGCTGCTGCTGACGGTGCTGGCGGTGTCCATGTTCCCGCAGGTGGCGGTGCTGTCGGGCATGTTCGAGCTGATGCAGGCCATCGGCTTCTACAACCACTGGTGGGGCCTGACCCTGCCGTACATGGTGTTCACCCTGCCATTCACCGTGTGGGTGCTGACCACCTTTGTGCGCGACCTGCCCAAAGAGCTGGAAGAGGCCGCCATCATGGACGGTTGCACCCCCTGGGGCATCATCACCAAGGTGTTTCTGCCGGTGATGTGGCCTGCGCTGGTGACCACCGGCCTGCTGGCTTTTATCGCCGCCTGGAACGAGTTCATGTTCGCCCTGACCTTTGTGCTGAACAACGCCGACCGTACGGTCCCGGTGTCGATTTCGCTCATCAGCGGTGCCGACAAATATGAAATCCCATGGGGCAAGATCATGGCCGCTTCGGTACTGGTCACTCTGCCATTGATCGCGCTGGTGTTGATATTCCAACGCAAGATTGTGGGCGGCCTGACGGCAGGTGCCGTCAAGGGCTGA
- a CDS encoding LysR substrate-binding domain-containing protein has product MQTTQTHLRTRPIGVGQLRAFAAVARLLNFRAASEELSLTQSAVSRQIQALEDEVGVPLFLRHTRAVELTGAGAQLMRTVGQTLEQLDSTVRMIRRSAGRKSVAISTWASFASMWLITRLEAFQTEFPDIDIRIDATDNLVDMDTADVDLALRYAMPDTVPAGAVRLFGEQLTAVASPWLLKTGKKLLRGEDLAHFALLEAGDSHRTQHLEWLTWRRWFEMHHLAKVEPKRWMHFNYAHQIAQAALTGQGVALARMPLIADSLASGDLVEILPHMRLDSPMAYWLVVGPRSAARPEIKAFCAWLLLQAQATRTAIGDAPDPDTVDNLD; this is encoded by the coding sequence ATGCAGACCACCCAGACCCATTTGCGCACCCGCCCCATCGGTGTCGGCCAGTTGCGCGCCTTTGCCGCGGTAGCGCGGCTGCTGAACTTCAGGGCGGCCTCCGAAGAGCTGTCGCTCACGCAATCGGCCGTCAGCCGCCAGATCCAGGCGCTGGAAGACGAGGTGGGCGTGCCCCTGTTTCTGCGCCACACCCGGGCCGTGGAGCTGACCGGCGCAGGCGCCCAATTGATGCGTACCGTGGGCCAAACCCTGGAGCAGCTCGACAGCACGGTGCGCATGATCCGGCGCAGCGCCGGGCGCAAAAGCGTGGCCATCAGCACCTGGGCTTCGTTTGCGTCGATGTGGCTGATCACCCGGCTGGAGGCCTTCCAGACCGAGTTCCCCGACATCGACATCCGCATCGATGCCACCGACAACCTGGTGGACATGGACACCGCCGACGTGGACCTGGCCCTGCGCTATGCGATGCCCGACACCGTGCCTGCGGGCGCGGTACGCCTGTTTGGCGAGCAGCTCACCGCCGTGGCCAGCCCCTGGCTGCTGAAAACCGGTAAAAAGCTGCTGCGCGGTGAGGACCTGGCGCATTTCGCGCTGCTGGAAGCAGGCGACTCGCACCGCACCCAGCACCTGGAATGGCTCACCTGGCGGCGCTGGTTCGAAATGCACCATCTGGCAAAGGTGGAGCCCAAGCGCTGGATGCACTTCAACTACGCCCACCAGATCGCCCAGGCCGCCCTGACCGGCCAAGGCGTGGCCCTGGCCCGCATGCCGCTGATTGCCGACAGCCTGGCCAGCGGCGACCTGGTGGAAATCCTGCCCCACATGCGGCTGGACTCGCCCATGGCCTACTGGCTGGTGGTGGGCCCGCGCAGCGCCGCCCGGCCCGAGATCAAGGCCTTTTGCGCCTGGCTGCTGCTACAGGCCCAGGCCACCCGCACCGCGATCGGCGACGCGCCCGACCCGGACACGGTGGACAATCTTGATTGA
- a CDS encoding GGDEF domain-containing protein, protein MARESEPVQQEAARQLSVRDRMSASTSFLAYGLQALVLYGHVADRVLWGWLLLVVASEAANGMLAVRLGRHTGDPVQRRRAVRWLAVALFCSGSSWGLTSLMPGLHGQYQLYMFNVLFLVVVGVISVHNLCLSWPALIAFNVGLMWPLLVAGAVYTMFLPLALVVTVAGEWTMVQIYGRTTRQLFLRSMRAHLATEAMAAQLRQKNEDLTQALAVIAEMADLDPLTQCLNRRALMRHLQEPVRHQRFGACFGIVLLDIDHFKQINDSRGHGVGDQVLVAVADCLRNHLRTQDCLARWGGEEFICLLADADGATVQAMAERLRRALAATAILPPPAELRVTASFGLALCRPGYPLDAVIDQADQAMYRAKHGGRNRVEA, encoded by the coding sequence ATGGCACGGGAGTCCGAGCCGGTGCAACAGGAGGCGGCCCGGCAGCTTTCTGTGCGCGACCGCATGTCGGCGTCCACCTCTTTCCTGGCCTATGGTCTGCAGGCCCTGGTGCTGTATGGCCATGTGGCTGACCGGGTGCTGTGGGGCTGGCTGCTGCTGGTGGTGGCCTCTGAGGCGGCCAACGGCATGCTGGCGGTGCGGCTGGGTCGGCATACCGGCGACCCGGTGCAGCGGCGGCGCGCGGTGCGCTGGCTGGCCGTGGCCTTGTTCTGTTCGGGCAGCAGCTGGGGGCTGACATCCCTGATGCCGGGGCTGCATGGCCAGTACCAGCTGTACATGTTCAACGTGCTGTTTCTGGTGGTGGTGGGGGTGATTTCGGTGCACAACCTGTGCCTGTCCTGGCCCGCCCTGATCGCCTTCAATGTGGGGCTGATGTGGCCACTGCTGGTGGCCGGGGCGGTCTACACGATGTTTTTGCCGCTGGCTTTGGTGGTCACGGTGGCCGGTGAATGGACCATGGTGCAAATCTATGGCCGCACCACCCGCCAACTGTTCCTGCGGAGCATGCGCGCCCACCTGGCCACCGAGGCCATGGCCGCGCAGTTGCGGCAGAAGAACGAAGACCTGACCCAGGCCCTGGCGGTGATTGCCGAGATGGCCGACCTCGACCCGCTGACCCAATGCCTGAACCGCCGCGCCCTGATGCGGCACCTGCAGGAGCCCGTGCGGCACCAACGCTTCGGAGCCTGCTTCGGCATCGTCCTGCTCGACATCGACCACTTCAAGCAGATCAACGATAGCCGGGGCCACGGCGTGGGCGACCAGGTGCTGGTGGCGGTGGCCGACTGCCTGCGCAACCACCTGCGGACGCAGGATTGCCTGGCGCGCTGGGGCGGTGAAGAATTCATTTGCCTGCTTGCCGACGCGGACGGTGCCACCGTGCAGGCCATGGCCGAGCGGCTGCGCCGTGCCCTGGCTGCCACCGCCATCCTGCCACCCCCGGCAGAGCTGCGGGTGACCGCCTCGTTCGGCCTGGCGCTGTGCCGCCCGGGCTACCCCTTGGACGCGGTCATCGACCAGGCCGACCAGGCCATGTACCGCGCCAAGCACGGAGGCCGTAACCGCGTGGAGGCTTGA
- a CDS encoding 5-formyltetrahydrofolate cyclo-ligase gives MDNSNNDKAQDKKALREALVAQRLELPDRLERADLLQRVMRIWLVGRPDTVIGAYWPIKGEFDPLPALHRWKEDGELLDGPQLKRIGLPVVNKLHKTMTFHAWYPGCPMEEDAYGILKPKATEMVQPTLLFVPCVGYAAGGYRLGYGGGFYDRMLATLEPKPFTVGLGFTQGYLDDFEPEPHDVPLDAILNDNGVVWPVG, from the coding sequence ATGGACAACTCAAACAACGACAAAGCCCAGGACAAAAAAGCCCTGCGCGAGGCCCTGGTTGCGCAACGTCTGGAGCTGCCCGACCGCCTGGAGCGGGCCGATTTGCTGCAGCGCGTGATGCGCATCTGGCTGGTGGGGCGGCCCGATACCGTGATCGGTGCCTACTGGCCCATCAAAGGCGAGTTCGACCCGCTGCCCGCCCTGCACCGCTGGAAGGAAGACGGCGAACTGCTCGATGGCCCCCAGCTCAAGCGCATCGGTCTGCCGGTGGTCAACAAGCTGCACAAAACCATGACCTTCCACGCCTGGTACCCCGGCTGCCCCATGGAAGAAGATGCCTACGGCATCCTCAAGCCCAAGGCCACCGAGATGGTGCAGCCCACCCTGCTGTTCGTGCCCTGCGTGGGTTACGCGGCGGGCGGCTACCGGCTGGGCTACGGTGGCGGTTTCTACGACCGCATGCTGGCCACGCTGGAGCCCAAGCCCTTCACCGTGGGCCTGGGCTTCACCCAGGGCTACCTGGACGACTTCGAGCCCGAGCCGCACGACGTGCCGCTGGACGCCATCCTGAACGATAACGGCGTCGTCTGGCCGGTAGGTTAG
- a CDS encoding transglycosylase SLT domain-containing protein — MQVPAILTSLTLALSLIFSGAACSQSRSDPAGDATILDMAQAFKKGDRKRLAALLPQARGHILEPWAAYWEQRLRLDEMTALDLQAFGARFPNTYQEDRLRNDWLLLLGQRRDWATFADEYSRYRMADDREVRCYALGIEQIEQGARSSPALAEEVRKNWYALREADDGCTQAASQLFAAKKLTPLDIWRKARLAAEANRPRMAAKAVEIVAPESLPLLAELNDSPTKFLLSKVTALSRARREVVLLALVKMASTDPDNAAALLDNKWSSQLNAEERNWVWGVVGKQSAMRLSPLAVDYYAHVTEDADLNDEMLAWKVRSALRVGRWKEVVSAASAMGKDAQADPTWVYWKARALQAQVKSDLDRVEPKRLFESIAGVRGFYEQLALEELGQKITVPPRPLPVTPEEKDAARANIGLQRGLAAIQLGLRSEGNREWNYSTNLHERGGMGDRELLAAADLACQREVWDRCINTSERTRTVMDFEQRFPTPYRDTVVQRSRAINLDPAYVYGLIRQESRFIMDARSGVGASGLMQVMPATARWTAKKIGLNGFTPDQLSDRDTNITIGTGYLKLVLDDFAGSMPMAAAAYNAGPGRPRVWRNGPVLEAAIWAENVPFTETRDYVKKVLSNTTNYAALLTGQPQSLKTRLGLVGPLDANAVELIKDLP; from the coding sequence ATGCAAGTTCCCGCCATTCTGACATCCTTAACGCTGGCCCTGAGCCTCATCTTCTCAGGCGCTGCCTGCAGCCAATCCAGATCCGATCCTGCCGGGGATGCCACCATCCTGGACATGGCCCAGGCCTTCAAAAAGGGCGACCGCAAGCGCCTGGCGGCCCTGCTGCCCCAGGCGCGCGGCCATATTTTGGAACCCTGGGCGGCCTACTGGGAGCAGCGCCTGCGCCTGGACGAGATGACCGCGCTCGACCTGCAGGCCTTCGGCGCCCGCTTCCCCAACACCTACCAGGAAGACCGGCTGCGCAACGACTGGCTGCTGCTGCTGGGCCAGCGCCGCGACTGGGCCACCTTTGCCGACGAATACAGCCGCTACCGCATGGCCGACGACCGCGAAGTGCGCTGCTACGCCCTCGGCATCGAACAAATCGAGCAAGGCGCCCGCAGCAGCCCGGCCCTGGCCGAGGAGGTGCGCAAGAACTGGTACGCCCTGCGCGAGGCCGACGACGGCTGCACCCAGGCCGCCAGCCAGCTGTTTGCCGCCAAAAAGCTCACGCCGCTGGACATCTGGCGCAAGGCCCGCCTGGCCGCAGAAGCCAACCGCCCGCGCATGGCCGCCAAGGCGGTGGAAATTGTCGCCCCCGAATCGTTGCCGCTGCTGGCCGAGCTCAACGACAGCCCGACCAAGTTCCTGCTCAGCAAGGTCACCGCCCTGTCCCGGGCGCGCCGCGAAGTGGTGCTGCTGGCCCTGGTCAAGATGGCCAGCACCGACCCCGACAACGCCGCCGCACTGCTCGACAACAAGTGGAGCAGCCAGCTCAACGCCGAAGAACGCAACTGGGTCTGGGGCGTGGTTGGCAAGCAGTCGGCCATGCGGCTGTCGCCCTTGGCGGTGGATTACTACGCCCACGTCACCGAAGACGCGGACCTGAACGACGAGATGCTGGCCTGGAAGGTACGCAGCGCGCTGCGCGTGGGCCGCTGGAAAGAGGTGGTCAGCGCCGCCAGCGCCATGGGCAAGGACGCGCAGGCCGACCCCACCTGGGTGTACTGGAAGGCGCGGGCCCTGCAGGCGCAGGTCAAGTCCGACCTGGACCGGGTGGAGCCCAAGCGTTTGTTTGAAAGCATTGCCGGGGTGCGCGGCTTCTACGAGCAGCTGGCACTGGAAGAACTGGGCCAGAAAATCACCGTGCCACCGCGCCCGCTGCCCGTCACCCCCGAAGAAAAAGACGCGGCCCGCGCCAACATCGGCCTGCAGCGCGGCCTGGCCGCCATCCAGCTGGGCCTGCGCAGCGAGGGCAACCGCGAGTGGAACTACAGCACCAACCTGCACGAGCGCGGCGGCATGGGCGACCGCGAGCTGCTGGCCGCTGCCGACCTGGCCTGCCAGCGCGAGGTGTGGGACCGCTGCATCAACACCAGCGAACGCACCCGCACGGTGATGGACTTCGAGCAGCGCTTTCCCACGCCCTACCGCGATACCGTGGTGCAGCGCAGCCGCGCCATCAACCTGGACCCGGCCTACGTGTACGGCCTGATCCGCCAGGAGTCGCGCTTCATCATGGACGCGCGCTCGGGCGTGGGCGCCTCGGGCCTGATGCAGGTCATGCCCGCCACCGCCCGCTGGACGGCCAAGAAAATCGGCCTGAACGGATTCACCCCCGACCAGCTCAGTGACCGCGACACCAACATCACCATTGGCACGGGCTACCTGAAGCTGGTGCTGGACGACTTTGCGGGCTCCATGCCCATGGCCGCCGCCGCCTACAACGCCGGGCCGGGCCGCCCGCGCGTGTGGCGCAACGGGCCGGTGCTGGAGGCGGCGATTTGGGCCGAGAATGTGCCGTTTACCGAAACCCGCGACTACGTCAAAAAAGTGCTCTCCAACACCACCAACTACGCCGCCCTGTTGACCGGCCAGCCGCAGTCGCTGAAAACCCGGCTCGGCCTGGTGGGCCCACTCGACGCGAACGCGGTGGAACTGATCAAGGACCTGCCATGA